A genomic window from Montipora capricornis isolate CH-2021 chromosome 8, ASM3666992v2, whole genome shotgun sequence includes:
- the LOC138058938 gene encoding CD63 antigen-like, whose protein sequence is MEGGAKLIKYLVVFFNFIFFVFGCVLIGYGAWALIELGDYSSLTEGSYAAGSKVMIAAGVLIALISFFGCCGAWKENRCLLIIFFICLLVILSLEIAVAILGYTNRNKVENELDDEVKEAIRGKYVGDQPTKDAIDALQREESCCGWNNYTNWFNSKFDDGKRDRVPDSCCKKETDGCGKTIGDNINEEGCKEKLEKLIKDKLYYIGALAVTIVVIQLIGMIFALVLTCRIGKEGSYA, encoded by the exons ATGGAGGGAGGAGCAAAGCTCATCAAGTATTTGgttgttttcttcaattttattttcttt GTGTTTGGttgtgttctgattggttatgGAGCCTGGGCACTCATCGAGCTCGGTGACTATTCCAGCCTCACTGAAGGATCTTATGCAGCTGGTTCCAAAGTAATGATCGCTGCTGGAGTTTTGATTGCCCTCATCTCCTTCTTTGGGTGCTGTGGAGCATGGAAAGAAAACCGTTGCCTGTTGATCATT TTCTTCATTTGCCTCTTGGTTATTTTGTCTTTGGAAATTGCTGTTGCCATTTTGGGTTATACCAACCGTAATAAG GTGGAGAATGAATTGGATGACGAGGTGAAAGAAGCAATTAGAGGTAAATATGTGGGTGACCAGCCAACCAAGGATGCAATTGATGCACTACAGCGAGAG GAATCATGCTGTGGCTGGAACAATTACACCAATTGGTTTAACTCAAAATTTGACGACGGTAAACGTGACCGTGTTCCAGACAGTTGTTGCAAGAAAGAAACGGATGGTTGTGGAAAGACTATTGGAGATAATATTAATGAAGAG GGCTGCAAAGAAAAGCTGGAGAAGTTAATCAAGGACAAGCTGTACTACATTGGTGCATTGGCAGTAACCATTGTTGTTATTCAG cTCATTGGAATGATTTTTGCTTTGGTGTTGACTTGCAGGATTGGCAAAGAGGGGTCCTATGCCTGA